One stretch of Oncorhynchus masou masou isolate Uvic2021 chromosome 9, UVic_Omas_1.1, whole genome shotgun sequence DNA includes these proteins:
- the LOC135545979 gene encoding tryptophan 2,3-dioxygenase A-like yields MSGGCPYFEKRHLLFKSKLHLEEEEEDDSQEGINKASKGGIIYGDYLQLDKVVTAQVLQSELKGNKIHDEHLFIVTHQAYELWFKQILWELDSVREIFISGHVRDERNMLKVNTRIHRIVMIFRLLVDQFAVLETMTALDFYDFREYLSPASGFQSLQFRLLENKIGVPDNLRVPYNRRHYRDNFKGHESEMLLRSEKEPCLLKLVEKWLERTPGLEEDGFNFWVKLEANIFEGLSLEKNKIEKMQDSEEKEEMMEEMTKQKELFTSLFDVKRHEHLLGKGERRISYKALQGALMIYFYREEPRFQVPFQLLSNLMDIDTLMTKWRYNHVCMVHRMIGSKAGTGGSSGYHYLRSTVSDRYKVFVDLFNLAMFLIPRHWVPKLDPNEHTFLFTAEYCDSSYCSSEDSD; encoded by the exons ATGAGTGGTGGATGTCCATACTTCGAGAAAAGGCACTT GCTATTCAAGAGCAAGCTGCATctagaagaggaagaggaagacgacTCTCAAGAAGGAATCAACAAGGCCAGCAAAGGTGGCATCATCTATGGTGACTACCTTCAG CTTGACAAGGTTGTGACCGCCCAAGTTCTCCAGAGTGAACTGAAGGGGAACAAAATCCACGATGAGCATCTTTTCATTGTCACACATCAAG cttatgaactCTGGTTCAAGCAGATTCTATGGGAACTGGATTCAGTGCGAGAGATTTTCATCAGTGGACAT GTTCGCGATGAACGCAACATGCTGAAGGTCAACACCCGCATACACAGGATTGTTATGATCTTCAGGCTGCTGGTCGACCAGTTCGCCGTACTCGAGACAATGACCGCCTTGGACTTCTATGACTTCAG AGAGTACCTGTCCCCTGCCTCCGGGTTCCAAAGTCTCCAGTTCCGTCTGTTGGAGAACAAGATTGGGGTCCCTGACAACCTGAGAGTCCCCTACAACAGGCGCCACTACAGGGACAACTTCAAAGGACATGAGAGTGAGATGCTGCTTAGATCTGAGAAGGAGCCTTGCCTGCTGAAATTGGTGGAG AAATGGCTGGAAAGGACCCCAGGTCTTGAAGAGGATGGGTTTAACTTTTGGGTTAAACTGGAAGCCAACATCTTTGAAGGGTTGAGtcttgaaaaaaataaaatagag AAAATGCAAGACTccgaggagaaggaggagatgaTGGAAGAGATGACGAAACAAAAAGAGCTATTTACTTCTCTGTTTGATGTCAAAAGACATGAGCATCTTTTGGGCAAAG GTGAGAGACGGATCTCCTACAAAGCTCTCCAAGGAGCTCTGATGATCTACTTCTACAG GGAGGAGCCCAGGTTCCAGGTTCCCTTCCAACTCCTGTCCAACCTGATGGACATTGATACCCTCATGACAAAATGGAGAT ACAACCACGTGTGCATGGTGCACAGAATGATTGGCAGCAAAGCAGGCACCGGAGGCTCATCTGGCTACCACTATCTGCGCTCTACTGTCAG TGATCGATACAAAGTCTTTGTGGATCTCTTCAACCTGGCCATGTTTTTGATACCTCGGCATTGGGTGCCTAAACTAGACCCCAATGAGCACACCTTCCTGTTCACCGCAGAGTACTGTGACAGCTCCTACTGCAGTAGTGAGGATTCAGACTAG